The DNA sequence CAACTTGCCTTTGTGACCGAGCACAGGTTTGAGCTCAGTCGGTTCGCCGATGATGCAGGCGATGGGTTTGTGCGGCCGCTGCTCGAGTTCGGCCAACAAGGAACGCACGCCCAGACAGCCGACTTCTTCGTCGTAGGAGAAGGCCAGGTGCACGGGCACGCTCAGCGGTTGGGCGAGAAAGCGCGGCACGGCTGCCAGTACAGAGGCGATATAACCCTTCATATCGGCGCTGCCGCGCCCGTACAACTTGCCGTCACGCTCGGTCAGCTGGAACGGTTCGACCGTCCAGTCCTGGCCCGCCACTGGTACCACGTCGGTGTGGCCGGACAGCACCACACCGCCACGATCGTTCGGACCGATAGTGGCGAACAGGTTGGCCTTGGTCCGCTCGACGTTGTAATCCAGCTCGCACGCCACCCCCAGGTCGTTGAGGTATTGGCGAATAAACTCGATCAGCGCCAGGTTGGACTCGCGGCTGACGGTATTGAAAGCAATCAGCTTGGCCAGCAGGTCACGGCTGGTGGGCATGGACGGGACTCCTTGGGCGTGGCGGTGAGGGTATGAGTTAATTGATGGGTATCGCAGCGCGATACCCATCCTACGGTTGTGCACCGCGTTACTCGTTGCCCGGCACTCCGTAGCTGGGGGCAGCGGTCGGGTCGAGGGCACGGGTCAGGTAGTCCTGCATCTGCGGGCGATAAGCCTGCCAGAGCTGGTCGAGCTGCCCGATCGGGTCCTCGTCGGCCCAGTCCACCCGCAGGTCGACAATCGGCCAAGTCAACTCACCGACCACCGAGAGCGCCGCCGAATGCACCGGCCCCGCTTCACCACCTGCGGCAACGGCGGCGTACATGGCTGCCAGCAGTCGATCGGGCAAACTACCCCCTGCCTGCTCGAAGGCACCCACCATGGCCGCGATAACCTCAGTCCCGGCCAGTAGATTGCCGGCGGCAACGCAATGCTCGCCAGCCAAGGCATTGCTGTTGCCGAGCGCCTGAGCGCCGCTGAACATTGCAGTGCGCCCTTGGCTGTCGATAACCGCGACCTGGCGGTACTGGCTATAGCCATTGCTGCTCAGCGCCCTATCCAAGGCCGCGGCGGGCTCCTGACCGGCATCGAGCAAGTCGAGGATCTGCGGGCCAAGCGCTGGCAGGGTAATGTTCTGCGTGGCCACCGCGCCGACGCCGGCGCGCAGCCAGGGACAACGCGCGCCCACGGCAATGCTCGAGGAGCTGATGGCGATGCCCAACTGGCCGGTTTCGGCACAGCGGCCGACGATGGAAAAGGTCATAAAGCCTCCTTGAATAAAAGATGCTGAAAGCGTCGCGAGCGAAAGCCAGGCAAGGCGAGTGGGACCGCAGTGGCGCAGTTTACTGGTGTAAACGAGCTCTCTGAGGTCGCACTCACCGCGGCATGATCGAGTGCAGCAGCTTTCAGTCAGGGATAACAGCGATCACATCGATTTCCATCAACCACTGCGGCTGGCCGAGGGCCGATACCACCAGCCCGGTGGAGATCGGGAACACGCCCTTGAGCCATTTGCCGACTTCCTGGTAGACCGGTTCGCGGTAGCGCGGGTCGATCAGGTAGGTGGTGGTCTTGACGATGTGGCTGAGGTCGCTGCCGGCTTCTTCCAGCAGTTGCTTGACGTTGCGCATGGCCTGCTCGGCCTGCGCCCGTGGGTCGCCCAGGCCGATGAGGTTGCCTTCGAAATCGGTCCCTACCTGGCCACGCACATAGATCGTGTTGCCGGCGCGCACGGCTTGGCACAGGTCGTTGTCCAGCGTCTGGTTTGGGTAGGTTTCTTTGGTATTGAACATGCGGATGCGGGTATGTGTAGGCATCAAATAACTCCCATAATGCTGGCTTTCTGAATGTGCGATTCGGGGCAAAGACCATCAGGCCCGTCCTCTCGATCAGCCTCTGCCTGGCGTTGCGAGGCATCCCGATAGGCGAGGTAGGTGCGCTGTTTGACGATGTGGTCGGCGATATGCTTGGCATCGTGCCAAACGCCCCAGATGAACGCGGAGCCACGACGCGACAGCCACGGCAGGCCGACGAAATAGACGCCAGGCTCGCTCGAGACACCGCGTTGATGCTGTGGCTTGCCGTTGGCGTTGAAGGCGTTGACCTTCAGCCAGCTGTAATCAACTGAATAGCCGGTTGCCCAGATGATCGAGGTCACGCCGGCCTTGGCCAGATCGAGCTCGAGGATGGGTTGGCTCACACACTGCGGATCTGGAAACATGGTGCGCGCTTCGGGTTCTTCCGGAAGGTCGAGACCATTGCGGGCAATGTAGGCGTCAGCCGCATCGAGCAGCGCCAGATAGTTCTCATCGCCGCGGGCAAGGTTGTCTGCAAGGTTCGCTTCGAAAGTCGCCATGCCGTCGTTGAACGATTTCGTCAGGCCAACGAGCGTCATCCCCTGGTGGGCGAGCCTGCGGAAGTCTACGGTATGGCCGCCACGCGCACCGCTTACGGCAATCGTAACGTGCTCCTTGCCCGGCTGGACGCCTTCCGCATCCCATTCGCCGAGAACGCCCAGCCACCAGCAGAAGTCACGGTTACGATAAGCACGTGGAGGACGATCGTGCGCGCCCACCGAGAGGTAGACCTGCTTGCCGGAACGCTGCAGCTCATCGGCGATCTGCACTCCTGATGACCCAGCACCCACCACCAGAACAGCCCCCTCGGGCAGTTGCTGCGGATTACGGTACTGGGCGGAGTGGATCTGGGTGATTTTCCCGTCTTCAGGTGCGATCGGCGGGATTACCGGGCGCTGGAACGGACCGGTTGCGATAACCACCTGGTTGGCCTCGATCACGCCCTCGGAGGTTTCAATCGTGAAGCCTGGCCGGTCGGCATTGCGTTCGACCTTTTTCACTTCCACACCGGTGCGGATGGGGGCGTTGAACTTCTTGGCATAGGCTTCGAAATAATCCGCAACCCGCTCTTTCGGGGCAAAGGCGTCTGGGTCGAGACCGTCGAACTCCAGACCGGGAAAGCGATCGTGCCAGACCGGACCATTGGCAACCAGCGAATCCCACCGTCCCGTACGCCAGGCTTCAGCGATACGATTGCGCTCCAGGACGAGGTGGGGCACTCCCTGTTTGCTCAAATGTTCGCTCATGGCTACGCCGGCCTGACCGGCGCCAACAACAAGCGTATCTATTTCTATTTTTTCAACTGTCATGTCGGTGTGCTTCTGAAAGGCGGTTTGATTCAGGTCGGTCATGGCTTGCCTCCTCTGATTCTGATCATTGTTGTTCTGCGGTTGCGGCTATCTGTAGGGGTGTTGACCGCATTCTGTTCGGAGCCAGGGATTTGCGAAATTATGATTTTTGTAGTCGCTGGCTAGGAAAAAGCTGCCCCCACGCAAAGCGCGAGGCTCGCATGGCAGAAGGCTTGGGATGTGAGCTCGTCACTGAACAGTGTCCGGTGCACTGCAGACTCGTGTTGTATTGATGCGAAAACCGGAAAAAAGCGAGTATTTCTACTTTAGCGCCTCGTTCACTTCCAGCTTGCCGACTCTCGGCGCGACCCCGTGTTCACGTAGGAAGCAGCAATTTTTCACCGACGAAATTTACGAAAACTTTACGGCAGGCGTGTAACGCAATAACGACAATGCTTAGTGTTAACAGATCAGAGTTCCTACATGCCCCTTCCCGTACTGCGGCTTATTGGTTTCATCCTTGGGATTTTTCTGATCACCTTGGCCGTGAGCATGGTTATCCCCATGCTCACCTTGATGCTCCACGAACGCAACGATGACCTTCCCGCCTTCGTTTGGTCCAGCCTTATCACCTTCATTTGTGGGCTGGGCCTGATTGCTAGAGGTCGCCCTGAAACTCCTCAACTTCGTTCTCGGGATATGTACCTGCTGACCACTTCCAGCTGGGTGGTGGTATGCGCTTTTGGCGCCTTGCCGATGGTTATGTTCCAAGATGTTAGTTACACCGATGCCTTCTTCGAGACGATGTCAGGGATAACTACGACAGGCTCAACGGTATTTACCGGGCTAGACACGGCCTCGCCCGGTCTACTGATTTGGCGTTCTCTATTGCATTGGCTCGGTGGTATCGGATTTATCGGCATGGCAGTAGCGATCTTGCCACTGCTGCGAGTCGGTGGCATGCGGCTTTTTCAGACCGAATCCTCTGATTGGTCCGAGAAAGTGACCCCGCGTTCACACGTTGCAGCCAAATACATTCTCCTGATCTATCTCGCGCTGACCGCCCTGGGCACGCTCGCTCTATGGCTCGCAGGGATGACACCTTTCGAAGCCTTCAATCATTCCATGTCGCTGATTTCAACCGGCGGTTTTTCAACATCTGATGCCTCGTTGGCACACTGGACACAGCCTGCTGTGCACTGGGTAGCGGTGCTCGTCATGATGCTCGGAAGTTTACCCTTTACCTTGTATGTCGCCACATTGCGCGGCAATAAGATGGCGTTACTGAAGGACCAACAAGTACAAGGTTTTATCGGGTTTCTTGTGATTACCTGGCTCGTATTCGGCACTTGGCTGCACCTTCACAGTGACTTCAATTGGTTGGATGCATTCCGTATCGTTGCCGTTAACGTGACGTCGGTGGTCACTACCACCGGCGTGGCTCTGGGAGACTACACCTTGTGGGGCAGTTTCTCTCTCATGGTGTTCTTCTATTTGACCTTTGTCGGGGGCTGTTCAGGCTCGACTGCGGGCGGCTTGAAGATTTTTCGGTTTCAAGTGGCTTTTTCCCTGCTGATCAGCAGTCTGAAGCAATTGATTCATCCAAGAGCCGTGATCAGTAAAAAATACAACGGCCATCCGCTGGATGAGGAAATTGTTCGTTCGCTGCTGACCTTTACGTTCTTTTTCATGGTCACCATTGGCGCCATTGCCCTGGGGTTGGCGCTGATTGGACTGGACTGGACCACTGCACTAACGGGCGCTGCAACCGCGGTTTGTAATGTGGGGCCAGGCCTGGGCCCTATTATTGGCCCGGCGGGAAACTTCTCGACCTTGCCCGATACTGCGAAGTGGCTTCTGACGATCGGGATGTTATTGGGCCGTCTGGAGGTGTTGACCGTTCTGGTCCTCCTCACACCCGCCTTCTGGAAATATTGAGCTGGAAAAGCAACCTTTTGCCGCCCTCAGGCAATTTTGGATCACTTTGATCTAGCCCCCGGTGTCATGTGCGTTGTCGCCGAACAAGCGCTTGCCGCGCCCAAGTACGATGGGATGAATCATAAGCCGAAGCTCGTCCACCAACCCGGCTGCAAGCAGTTGGCGCACCATATCGCCGCTGCCCTGCGTCAATAGGTGGGCGCCGTCCTGGTGCTTGAGCGCGCGTATCGCGTCGGCAAGGTTGCCTCCAACGCATGACTGTTCTGCCAATCAAGCGTATCGGGCCGATGCGTGGCCACGTGCTTGGGCACGCTGTTGAACAGGTCAGCGATGGCGCGGCTGCCTGAGTCGGCCGTTACCCGCGGCCAATACGCCGCGAATATGTCGTAGGTACGACGCCCCAGCAGCAACTCGAACGGCTGCGAAAACAGCTCCTGCACGGCCTGGCCGAAGGCTTCGTCGGCGTAGGGCACTATCCAGCCACCGAGGCGGAATTCGCCGCTGGTATCTTCTTCAGGCCCGCCGGGCGATTGAATAACGCTATCCATACTGATGAAAGCGGCAACGATGAGCTTGCGCATACTCTTCTCCAAGTTCGCCAGCAAACGACATATCCAAGCGCCCAGACCCAAGCAGCGCTGGTTAGCGCTCCAGAGCTGCTTCGATCGCAGCGATGTCGATCTTTCTCATCCCCATCATGGCTTCGAACGCGCGCTTGGCCGCCGCTCGATCAGGATCTGCTATCGCGGCCGTCAGGGCGCGTGGCGTGATCTGCCACGAGAGTCCCCACTTGTCCTTGCACCAGCCGCATGCGCTTTCCTGGCCGCCGTTTCCGACAATCGCGTTCCACAAGCGGTCCGTTTCGGCTTGGTCGTCGGTCGCAACCTGGAACGAGAAAGCCTCGTTGTGCTTGAAAGCCGGCCCCCCGTTCAGCCCGAGACAAGGGATGCCCATCACCGTGAATTCGACCGTCAAGACATCGCCCTGCTTGCCCGCCGGATAGTCGCCAGGCGCGCGATGGACAGCTCCCACAGCACTGTCCGGGAACGTCTCGGCGTAGAACTTTGCAGCGTCCAACGCGGTGCCGTCGTACCAGAGACAAATCGTGTTCTTGCTGATCATCCTGGTTCTCCAGAATTGGGGCTGATGCGTTCATTCTAGCCGCGCAGCCAGCCGGACGACTTCGGCAACTTGCGTGCCATGTGGTGGCGCGCATGCGCGATCAATCCAGCTCAGTGCATGCTTCGCTGTTGCTCAGATGCGCGACGAATACGGCTTATGCAGCCAGTGAACGCGCCGGCGTGACCTCGCAAACGGCCATTATCGGTGGTTGTGAAAATAGCAGCTGAACGACTGCAAAGGGTTGGCCGTGCATCTGAATGACTGTTAGGCGGACAGGGGCTATTTTTCAACAATGAAGAAGTATGCAGCTGCACGGCATCATGCCCCAGATGCCTGCATTCGCACTCATATGACCTAAGCTTATGGCAGTAAACCAGCCGGAGACCTTGGTGAGCCCATTAGCCAATCAGGACACCCAAGGGCGATCTCTACGGTAACGATGCTGTGTAAGCAATGAGCCGCCCGAGCATTCGCTTCGTCGCCATCAAAACCGTCGAACAGCGGGATATATAGTTGATTATGAAAATCACTAGCCTGATTGTGGCGCTGTTTGTACTGATGCAAGGCTGTGCCTGGGCGCCGCCTCGCCTATCCGCGGTGCCGTCCGAGTTGACGGCGAGAGCGGAGATCCCAGGAATGCCCGGGGTGCGTTATGTCGCTGGCGGAGACATGACAGAGCTGACCCGAGTCGCGCTTGAAGCGCTGCGGCGAGAACAGGCTTACCTCGTGAAGCAGGGGCATAAGGGGGCCCTACCGCCAGCGGTATTTCTGGCAATTTCGGGCGGTGGTGACAATGGCGCGTTCACCGCTGGATTGATAAATGGCTGGACGGCTACAGGAAAGCGCCCTGAATTCAAACTCGTTACCGGCATCAGCACGGGCGCGCTGATTGCGCCTTTCGCCTTTCTTGGGCCGAAGTACGACGCGACGCTGAAGAGGGTCTATACCACCTTATCGCCGAAAGACGTCATATTGCCGCGCAGCTTTGTCGTAGGCGTTTTGGGCGATGCGATGTCGGACAACGCACCGCTGTTGAAGCTGACGCGCAAATCGGTGACCGCGGACATGCTCAAGGAAATCGCCGCCGAATATGCGAAGGGCCGCTTTCTGTTGATCGCCACCGCAGACCTCGATGCACGACGCCCCATTATCTGGGACATGGGAAAAATCGCGACCTATGGTGGCCCTGAGGCATTGGACTTTTTCGTGAGAATCATGATCGCATCCGCCTCGATTCCGGGAGGATTTCCGCCAATGATGATCGATGTGGAAGTCGACGGTAAAACCTATCAGGAAATGCACGTAGACGGTGGCATCATGGCGCAGGTATTCGCTTATCCGGCCGGGATCCGTGTCAATGAGGAGGCGATAAAAGCAGGATTCACCCGCGAGCGTAGACTCTACGTGATACGCAACGCGCGACTCGATCCTGACTGGGCGCAGGTCGAGCGCCGCACCATGAGCATCGCTGGGCGCTCGGTCGCCTCGTTGATCCACAGCCAGGGCATCGGCGATCTCTACCGGATCTATGCCACCACCCAGCGCGACAACGTGGACTTCAACCTCGGATTCATACCGACGAGCTTCAACTTCCCCCACAAGGAAGAGTTCGACAACGAGTACATGCGCAAGCTCTACGACACCGGTTATAACATGGCGTTGCAAGGCTTCCCTTGGCTCAAGGTGCCGCCTGGATTCGCACCTCCAGGTGTAACAGCAACGGGAAAATAGTGAGCGAGATAGCCCCCTTGCCTCCCCGCCTCGGAGGTCGCATCGAAACCATTCTTCCGGCATTTCCGGGAAATCGCTTTCCGTTTTTCACGAAAACCTTAGCCGCGGTTGCAAATTAAACTGGACCGAGTGCAGCCCGCGGCTGCGCCAAGGCATCGCTCATCAGGTTATAGAACGCCCCGCCGCTGCCGACGATCTTGCGCCCGACCAGGTCCAACGCCTGAATGCCATTGGTGCCTTCGTAGATCTGGGTGATGCGCACGTCGCGCACCAGTTGCTCCTGGCCCCACTCGCGGATGTAACCGTGGCCGCCGAAAATCTGCTGGCCATGAACCGTGGTTTCCAGACCCAGGTCGGTCAGGAAGGCCTTGGCCACCGGCGTCAGCAAGGCCACCAGATCTTCCGCACGATTGCGGCCAACAGCATCGATGAGCAGGAGTTCCGCTCGATATCATTCTGTACGGTGGCGGTACGATCAGCGAGTACGGTGGTCGCCTCTACGCCGACATACCAGCGGTCGCTGCTCGCGAACCGCGTACACCGGAAGAACGGGAGCAAAGCTTCACTTATGACCAGACCCCTGGATTCAAACGACATCCGATTGCCGGTCGGATACCGTGGATGCGGCAGGCATGGGGCGCTGTCGCAACCGCAAACTGCGATGCAAGTGCAGTGGCTTGGCGCAGGCAGGCACTAGCAGCGATGGACTATCTCGCGCCAGGCCTATTCACCATCGCCCTGCCCGCCGGCCGCAAGGCTTTGATCAAGCTTGCCGGTATCACCGTCAAGAAGTCGAGTTCGAATCACTCCTGACAACGTAATGAACTGACACGGAGAAAAGACCATGTGCATGATCCTTGTCCACGGTATCAACCAGGAAGGCAAAAGCTCCCAGGAGATCCTCGATGAGTGGCTCAAGAGCCTGCGGGCTACTTATGCCACGCATGGCCCCGATCCGCTTGGCAAGCTCTAGCGCATCGAAGCGGCATTCTACGGCGACACGCTCGCGCAGCTCAGTTCAGCCAAGGTGAAAAGCGAGGCGATTGCGCTTGGTGCCGAAGATGCGCCCGAGGACTTCGATGAGTTCGCCGTCGATGCGCTTAAGGAAATGGCGCTGCGCATGGGTGCAACCCAAGCGCAAATTGAAGCCGAAGTTTCGGTAACGGCGGTCGCTCAGGGCGCTGGCCCACACAAGAAATGGCTCAAGGCGATTGCCCGGGTAATCGAAAACGTTTCCCCGGCCCATGGCACACTCGCCTTGCGCGTGCTGGGGCAGGCGCACGCCTATATCCGCAACCAGCACGTGCATGACGAAGTCAACAAGCTGGTGCGCCCGCTGTTCGAGGACGATGAACCGGCGATAGTCGTTTCACATTCGCTTGGCACCATTGTCGCCTACTCCCTGCTGCGCGAATTCGCCAGGAACGGCCGGCCGCGCCAATCTCCGCTGCTCATAACGCTAGGTTCACCGCTGGGCATCGACAGCGTGCGCAAAGGTTTCCCGAAGCCGCGGGTCAAACCCAATA is a window from the Pseudomonas sp. LS1212 genome containing:
- a CDS encoding DUF1028 domain-containing protein, with product MTFSIVGRCAETGQLGIAISSSSIAVGARCPWLRAGVGAVATQNITLPALGPQILDLLDAGQEPAAALDRALSSNGYSQYRQVAVIDSQGRTAMFSGAQALGNSNALAGEHCVAAGNLLAGTEVIAAMVGAFEQAGGSLPDRLLAAMYAAVAAGGEAGPVHSAALSVVGELTWPIVDLRVDWADEDPIGQLDQLWQAYRPQMQDYLTRALDPTAAPSYGVPGNE
- a CDS encoding RidA family protein, which codes for MPTHTRIRMFNTKETYPNQTLDNDLCQAVRAGNTIYVRGQVGTDFEGNLIGLGDPRAQAEQAMRNVKQLLEEAGSDLSHIVKTTTYLIDPRYREPVYQEVGKWLKGVFPISTGLVVSALGQPQWLMEIDVIAVIPD
- a CDS encoding NAD(P)/FAD-dependent oxidoreductase, coding for MTDLNQTAFQKHTDMTVEKIEIDTLVVGAGQAGVAMSEHLSKQGVPHLVLERNRIAEAWRTGRWDSLVANGPVWHDRFPGLEFDGLDPDAFAPKERVADYFEAYAKKFNAPIRTGVEVKKVERNADRPGFTIETSEGVIEANQVVIATGPFQRPVIPPIAPEDGKITQIHSAQYRNPQQLPEGAVLVVGAGSSGVQIADELQRSGKQVYLSVGAHDRPPRAYRNRDFCWWLGVLGEWDAEGVQPGKEHVTIAVSGARGGHTVDFRRLAHQGMTLVGLTKSFNDGMATFEANLADNLARGDENYLALLDAADAYIARNGLDLPEEPEARTMFPDPQCVSQPILELDLAKAGVTSIIWATGYSVDYSWLKVNAFNANGKPQHQRGVSSEPGVYFVGLPWLSRRGSAFIWGVWHDAKHIADHIVKQRTYLAYRDASQRQAEADREDGPDGLCPESHIQKASIMGVI
- a CDS encoding TrkH family potassium uptake protein; amino-acid sequence: MPLPVLRLIGFILGIFLITLAVSMVIPMLTLMLHERNDDLPAFVWSSLITFICGLGLIARGRPETPQLRSRDMYLLTTSSWVVVCAFGALPMVMFQDVSYTDAFFETMSGITTTGSTVFTGLDTASPGLLIWRSLLHWLGGIGFIGMAVAILPLLRVGGMRLFQTESSDWSEKVTPRSHVAAKYILLIYLALTALGTLALWLAGMTPFEAFNHSMSLISTGGFSTSDASLAHWTQPAVHWVAVLVMMLGSLPFTLYVATLRGNKMALLKDQQVQGFIGFLVITWLVFGTWLHLHSDFNWLDAFRIVAVNVTSVVTTTGVALGDYTLWGSFSLMVFFYLTFVGGCSGSTAGGLKIFRFQVAFSLLISSLKQLIHPRAVISKKYNGHPLDEEIVRSLLTFTFFFMVTIGAIALGLALIGLDWTTALTGAATAVCNVGPGLGPIIGPAGNFSTLPDTAKWLLTIGMLLGRLEVLTVLVLLTPAFWKY
- a CDS encoding VOC family protein, which codes for MISKNTICLWYDGTALDAAKFYAETFPDSAVGAVHRAPGDYPAGKQGDVLTVEFTVMGIPCLGLNGGPAFKHNEAFSFQVATDDQAETDRLWNAIVGNGGQESACGWCKDKWGLSWQITPRALTAAIADPDRAAAKRAFEAMMGMRKIDIAAIEAALER
- a CDS encoding patatin-like phospholipase family protein, with the translated sequence MTELTRVALEALRREQAYLVKQGHKGALPPAVFLAISGGGDNGAFTAGLINGWTATGKRPEFKLVTGISTGALIAPFAFLGPKYDATLKRVYTTLSPKDVILPRSFVVGVLGDAMSDNAPLLKLTRKSVTADMLKEIAAEYAKGRFLLIATADLDARRPIIWDMGKIATYGGPEALDFFVRIMIASASIPGGFPPMMIDVEVDGKTYQEMHVDGGIMAQVFAYPAGIRVNEEAIKAGFTRERRLYVIRNARLDPDWAQVERRTMSIAGRSVASLIHSQGIGDLYRIYATTQRDNVDFNLGFIPTSFNFPHKEEFDNEYMRKLYDTGYNMALQGFPWLKVPPGFAPPGVTATGK